A genomic region of Calditerricola satsumensis contains the following coding sequences:
- a CDS encoding metal-dependent hydrolase: protein MELALGPLPFWSLLGWTYVAVFVHALTDLLNGYGTQVLWPFSRRWVAWNALPIFDPILFALHVLGLALWAAGLAPGPLFAAVYAATGAFCAWRWAVRRRVVRAVRRAIGDSRTRVTVLPTFSLGAWSVLADDGHTVRVGAWRNGRLTWLDALARPAPDHPAVRASQKHPFVQALLSFTRYAVPRVRPVAGGTEVRWVDVRFRTAGGHYPLVAAVFLDRSGRVKEAAIGWMYREEQLRKKLGLTDAAGA, encoded by the coding sequence GTGGAGCTGGCCCTCGGGCCGCTGCCCTTTTGGTCCCTCCTCGGCTGGACCTATGTCGCCGTGTTCGTTCACGCGCTGACCGACCTCTTGAACGGCTACGGAACGCAGGTGCTCTGGCCCTTCTCGCGGCGCTGGGTGGCGTGGAACGCTTTGCCGATTTTCGATCCCATTCTCTTTGCCCTGCACGTTCTGGGGCTCGCCCTGTGGGCCGCGGGCCTGGCGCCGGGACCGCTGTTTGCCGCCGTCTACGCCGCCACGGGCGCCTTCTGCGCGTGGCGGTGGGCCGTGCGCCGCCGCGTGGTGCGGGCCGTTCGCCGCGCCATCGGCGACTCACGAACGCGCGTCACCGTGCTCCCCACCTTTTCCCTGGGCGCCTGGAGCGTCCTCGCCGACGACGGGCACACGGTGCGCGTGGGCGCATGGCGAAACGGCCGGCTGACGTGGCTGGACGCCCTTGCCCGCCCGGCCCCGGACCATCCGGCGGTGCGCGCGTCGCAGAAGCATCCGTTCGTGCAGGCGCTCCTGTCTTTTACCCGCTACGCGGTGCCCCGCGTGCGCCCGGTTGCCGGCGGCACCGAAGTGCGCTGGGTGGACGTGCGCTTTCGGACCGCGGGCGGGCACTACCCGCTCGTCGCCGCCGTCTTCCTTGACCGAAGCGGCCGCGTGAAGGAAGCCGCCATCGGATGGATGTATCGGGAGGAACAATTGCGCAAGAAACTGGGCCTGACGGACGCCGCGGGCGCATGA